In Synechococcus sp. KORDI-52, one genomic interval encodes:
- the glnA gene encoding type I glutamate--ammonia ligase — protein MSKSPQDVLRQIKDEGIELIDLKFTDLHGKWQHLTVCTDLLEEESFTEGLAFDGSSIRGWKGIQASDMAMVPDANTAWVDPFYRHKTLSMICSIQEPRTGQPYERCPRALAQRALNHLASTGLADMAFFGPEPEFFLFDDVRYNSAEGGSFYSVDTIEAGWNTGRIEEGGNLAYKIQEKEGYFPVAPNDTAQDIRSEMLLLMGQLGIPTEKHHHEVAGAGQHELGMKFAELIQAADNVMTYKYVVRNVAKKYGKTATFMPKPVFNDNGSGMHVHQSLWKGGQPLFFGEGTYANLSQTARWYIGGILKHAPAFLAFTNPTTNSYKRLVPGFEAPVNLVYSEGNRSAAVRIPLTGPSPKAKRLEFRSGDALANPYLAFSAMMMAGLDGIKNQIDPGDGEDRDLFELPAEELSKIATVPASLNGALEALNSDRGFLTAGGVFSDDFIDNWIDLKYEEVQQLRQRPHPHEFTMYYDA, from the coding sequence ATGTCGAAATCCCCTCAGGACGTCCTGCGCCAGATCAAGGACGAAGGCATCGAACTGATCGACCTCAAATTCACCGATCTGCACGGCAAGTGGCAGCACCTGACGGTGTGCACCGATTTGCTGGAGGAAGAGTCCTTCACCGAGGGCTTGGCTTTTGACGGCTCATCCATCCGCGGCTGGAAAGGCATCCAGGCCTCCGATATGGCCATGGTGCCGGACGCCAACACCGCCTGGGTGGATCCCTTCTACCGGCACAAGACCCTGAGCATGATCTGCTCGATTCAGGAGCCACGCACCGGCCAGCCCTATGAGCGCTGCCCCCGTGCCCTGGCCCAGCGGGCTCTGAATCACCTGGCCAGCACCGGCCTGGCCGACATGGCCTTCTTCGGTCCTGAGCCCGAGTTCTTTCTCTTTGACGACGTTCGTTACAACTCGGCCGAGGGAGGTTCCTTCTACAGCGTTGACACGATCGAGGCGGGCTGGAACACCGGTCGTATCGAGGAAGGCGGAAACCTCGCTTACAAGATTCAGGAGAAGGAGGGCTACTTTCCAGTTGCTCCAAACGACACAGCTCAGGACATCCGCTCCGAGATGCTCCTGCTGATGGGTCAGCTGGGCATTCCCACTGAAAAACACCATCACGAAGTGGCAGGCGCCGGCCAGCACGAGCTGGGCATGAAATTCGCCGAGCTGATCCAGGCCGCCGACAACGTGATGACGTACAAGTACGTCGTGCGCAACGTGGCCAAGAAGTACGGCAAGACTGCCACGTTCATGCCCAAGCCAGTGTTCAATGACAACGGCTCCGGCATGCACGTGCACCAGAGCCTCTGGAAGGGCGGTCAGCCGCTGTTCTTCGGCGAAGGCACCTACGCGAACCTGTCGCAGACAGCCCGCTGGTACATCGGAGGCATCCTCAAGCACGCCCCCGCCTTCCTGGCCTTCACCAACCCCACCACCAACAGCTACAAGCGTCTGGTGCCCGGCTTCGAGGCTCCGGTGAATCTTGTCTACTCCGAGGGCAACCGTTCTGCTGCCGTGCGCATTCCGCTCACCGGCCCGAGCCCGAAAGCCAAGCGCCTCGAATTCCGTTCGGGTGATGCCCTCGCCAACCCCTATCTCGCCTTCAGCGCCATGATGATGGCCGGCCTGGATGGCATCAAGAACCAAATCGATCCTGGCGATGGTGAAGATCGCGACCTGTTTGAACTTCCAGCCGAGGAACTCTCGAAAATCGCCACGGTTCCTGCATCGCTCAACGGCGCCCTGGAAGCCCTCAATTCCGATCGTGGCTTCCTCACAGCGGGCGGTGTGTTCAGCGACGACTTCATCGACAACTGGATTGACCTGAAGTATGAGGAGGTGCAGCAGCTGCGCCAGCGGCCGCACCCCCATGAATTCACCATGTATTACGACGCCTGA
- a CDS encoding PilZ domain-containing protein: MALDRKLQTNRRNKRFNLAISPIAGLESYFYASSIPEHQSKCVIWNVSKDGSCILLNGVHEALAVGDQCRIECYAPFEKKGYAWNATVRWIHREVFVTFIGVAFDQTDLVRDSFFDSFKQIQ, from the coding sequence ATGGCCCTCGACAGAAAATTACAAACAAACCGAAGAAATAAACGCTTCAATCTTGCGATAAGCCCAATTGCTGGATTGGAGTCATATTTTTATGCATCCAGCATTCCGGAACATCAATCCAAGTGCGTGATTTGGAACGTTTCCAAAGATGGATCATGCATTTTGCTCAATGGAGTTCACGAAGCTCTTGCGGTGGGAGATCAATGTAGGATCGAATGCTACGCACCTTTTGAAAAAAAGGGTTACGCGTGGAACGCTACTGTTCGCTGGATTCACAGGGAAGTATTTGTGACATTTATTGGAGTTGCATTTGATCAGACTGACCTTGTTCGGGATAGCTTTTTTGACTCTTTTAAGCAAATCCAATGA
- a CDS encoding copper-binding protein — MTNPFRLRWLQGWTFQVVLMEGQVQVEAHGFGICLRTAVLPGETPQTAADRLVLSEDRRRRALHNAWLQGQDISNRPGVKSMSTAAPASNSLVVVGQAHRQKAA; from the coding sequence ATGACCAATCCCTTCCGGCTGCGTTGGCTTCAGGGATGGACCTTCCAGGTGGTTCTTATGGAGGGCCAGGTGCAAGTTGAAGCCCATGGGTTTGGCATCTGCCTGCGCACGGCTGTGTTGCCAGGGGAAACCCCTCAGACAGCAGCTGATCGTTTGGTTCTTTCAGAGGATCGCCGGAGGCGAGCCCTGCACAACGCGTGGCTTCAGGGGCAGGACATATCCAACCGACCGGGTGTTAAGTCCATGTCAACTGCAGCCCCTGCCTCCAATTCGCTGGTAGTGGTGGGACAAGCCCATCGCCAGAAGGCGGCCTGA
- a CDS encoding class I SAM-dependent methyltransferase has product MASTPLNKLAYQTLQQGKNLAGLAHKELSTKLMGWLAPDAVPKTVPVPSDMLGELRLDMSKLQDLDWREAEQGVYPEQLLFDSPWLEWVSRYPQVWMDLPSTWDRRRERNVRDLPQDIDAALYPDYYLQNFHHQTDGYLSDHSAGLYDLQVEILFNGTADAMRRRVLAPLRRGLKHFADRPPGSMKILDVATGTGRTLHQIRAAIPHAQLIGVDLSESYLRQANRWLNTGDASLVQLIRANGETLPLADGAVQAVTCVFLLHELPDEARQNVLNEAWRVLEPGGVFVLADSVQMADSPKFSTVMENFRRVFHEPFYRDYIGDDIDARLATSGFEGITAESHFMTRVWSARKPCGNKP; this is encoded by the coding sequence ATGGCGTCTACGCCCCTGAACAAGCTTGCATACCAGACACTTCAGCAAGGCAAAAACCTCGCAGGTCTGGCCCACAAGGAGCTGAGCACCAAGCTGATGGGGTGGCTGGCACCTGATGCCGTGCCCAAAACAGTGCCCGTTCCCTCGGACATGCTTGGAGAGTTACGGCTGGACATGTCCAAGCTTCAGGATCTGGACTGGCGCGAGGCCGAACAGGGGGTCTATCCCGAGCAGCTGCTGTTTGATTCGCCCTGGCTCGAGTGGGTCAGCCGTTATCCGCAGGTGTGGATGGATCTTCCCTCCACCTGGGATCGTCGCCGCGAACGCAACGTGCGCGATCTGCCCCAGGACATCGACGCTGCCCTTTACCCCGATTACTACCTCCAGAATTTTCACCATCAAACCGATGGGTACCTCAGTGACCACTCCGCTGGTCTTTACGACCTGCAAGTTGAGATCCTGTTCAACGGCACAGCTGATGCCATGCGACGGCGGGTGTTGGCTCCGTTGAGACGCGGCTTGAAACATTTCGCTGATCGCCCCCCCGGCTCCATGAAGATCCTCGATGTGGCGACCGGGACCGGTCGAACGCTGCACCAGATCCGAGCTGCAATTCCCCACGCTCAGCTCATCGGCGTCGACCTCTCCGAGTCTTACCTGCGCCAAGCCAACCGCTGGCTAAACACTGGCGATGCCTCACTCGTTCAGCTCATCCGCGCCAATGGAGAAACACTCCCCCTTGCCGATGGAGCAGTTCAAGCCGTGACTTGTGTGTTTCTGCTGCATGAACTGCCGGATGAAGCTCGTCAAAACGTGCTGAACGAAGCCTGGAGGGTGCTCGAACCTGGTGGTGTCTTCGTTCTTGCAGACTCTGTGCAGATGGCAGATTCCCCCAAATTCTCAACGGTGATGGAAAATTTCCGGCGCGTCTTCCATGAGCCCTTTTACCGTGACTACATCGGTGACGACATCGATGCACGTCTTGCTACTTCGGGATTTGAGGGAATCACCGCAGAATCCCATTTCATGACCCGGGTCTGGTCTGCACGTAAGCCCTGCGGAAACAAACCCTGA